From the Rickettsiales bacterium genome, the window ACCATTAATCCCACAAATACAAATCGATTAACGTAATCAATTAACTTAATTGGCAAGAGAAACAAAAGACAAGCTATAAAAGCATATAAACTTGTAATAACATTAAATGAATATTCTTGTGAGTTGTTTGACTCCAACAATGTTTGAATTACAGAGGACCCAGCATATATATATACAGAAACTAAAGCATAAGATAAAATCTTAAAGCTACTTGCACCGATTGCTTCAGCTATTTTTCCAGAAAATCTATGCCCTAAAGCACCAAGAGCCAATCCTTTGCCAGCTTGTATATTAAGCTCCACTGTTATTAGTGAAGTAAAATACATCAACATCCAGGTAAATAGCATAAATAATATGCTCGGCACTACACCTATTTTTGCTAGAGTCATCGGTAAGGCAATCATGCCGGTGCCAATACATGTCCCTGCAACCAACATTATTGATCCTGTTTGTTTCTTCATAGAGCTTTTTAATTAAATTGTGTAAACCATTTATAATACTAATTAAAACTTATGAAGCAACTAAAAACATCTCACTCGTAAGTATTGATTCCAATTATGTATACTGATAACATTGTACTTACAGATCATATTATTAAATGTCTTTGGTAATGAGAAAATATAAACTAGAAGTATTCTTTGCACTCATTTGTTTAAGTTTAGGAATGATTTCTGGTTTTATTTCAACAGCTGATAGCTCTCAATGGTATAATAGTTTAAACAAACCTTCTATAACTCCTCCAAGTTATGTTTTTCCTATAGCTTGGACTTTTCTATATCTTTTAATGGGAGTAACACTTGCCAGAATTTATAAAATAAGACAAAAAACACTACTAATAATTTTTTCAGTACAAATGATTCTTAATTTACTATGGTCTCCTTTATTTTTTTATATCCATAACATTTTCTTTGCATTAGTCACCCTAATATTACTGTGGATTTGTATTGTAGTTTTTATATGCTGCTCTTGGAAAAAGAGTTTTATTTCTCTTTCGTTTATCCCATATTTTTTATGGGTTAGCTTTGCTCTTTTTCTAAACTACAATATATATATTCTTAATATAGGACAAAGATTATGAAAATATTGATTTCAGGGGCAACTGGATTTATAGGATACAATATAATCCAACAACTTAAAAATCATCACCAAATTTATGCTTTAGGAAGAGATAAACACAAAACAAACAAAATCTATCCTCAAAAAGAAAATAAGAATATTCATACTCTAACCTGGAGTGAACTAAATACACTTGATCCTAAGAATTTTGACGTAATTATAAATTTAGCTGGAGAAACTATAAATCATGTATTCTGGTCTGAAAGAATAAAATCTTTAATCTTAGATAGTAGAATTAACGCAACTAGAGAACTAATAAAATGGTGTTCTAGCAACAAGAATATTCATTTCATAAATGCAAGTGCTTTGAGCATCTATGGACTTTATGAACAAAAACCTAAAAATGATAATAATGAAGGAACAAAAATTATAAATCATAACTACTTTTTATATAAAGTGGCTCATCTTTGGGAAGAAGAAGTAAAAAAATTAGAAGATCTAAACATAAAATATTCATTAGCTAGATTTGCTGTAGTTTTAGGAAACAACGGAGGAGCCCTAGAAAAGTTACTCCTTCCTGCTAAATTATGCTTAGGAGCAAAATTAGGCGAGGGCAATCAGCCATTCGCTTGGGTTTCAATAACAGATTTAGTTTCTGCAATGAAATTTATTATAAATGAGAAAGTTTTTGGGCCTGTAAACATAGTCTCTCCTGATAGAAAAACCCAGAATGAATTTACTGCAGAGTTATGCAAATCAATCAATAGACCATATTTATTCAAAATACCTTCACTCTTTATAAAACTGTTCTTAGGGCAAATGGGCAGAGAAATTATCTTAAAAGGGCAAGATGCTATACCAGCTGCATTACTTAAATCAGGATTTAAATTTAAACATGAATTTTTAAGAAATTCTTTGAAAGATCTAATAGGCGGCCAATAAAGATGCCGGATCTACCTTATCTCTTTCTTTGCCGTTTAGATCTTTAATAATAGCGCCATCTTGCAACATAATGGTTCTATTGCCATAAGCAAAAGCATGTTTAATATTATGGGTAATCATAAGAATGGTTAGGTTATATTGACTATATAGCTTATTAGTTAAATTCATTATAACTTCAGCTATTTTAGGATCTAATGCTGCAGTATGTTCATCAAGCAATAGTAATTTAGCAGAAGACAAAGTGGCCATTAATAAACTGAGTGCCTGTCTTTGTCCTCCAGATAAACTAAGCACTTGGTCATTTAATCTATCTTCTAATCCCATTCCTAATTCTGCAAGTCTCTCCTTAAACATTTTAGAATTATCATTATTTAAAGCCAATCTTAATCCCCTTGATTTACCACGCTGATAAGCCAAACTCATATTTTCAGCAATGGTCAAATTGGCACAAGTTCCAATTTTAGGATCTTGAAAAACTCTGGCAATAAGCTCAGAGCGCTGCTCTACAGATTTATTAGTGATATCATTATTATCAATTAAAATTTTCCCAGAATCTAACTTGATAGATCCAGCTAACACTCTAAGCAAAGTAGACTTTCCTGCACCATTATTACCAATGATACTAATAAATTCTCCTTTATAAATCTTCAGGCTCAAATCTTTAAAAAACTGTTTCTCTAAGGGAGTATTCTTAGAAAAAGTAAGAGAGGCATTGTTTAAATATATCATTTATCCCTCCATTTTTTATAATATATTGGCGTAACCATTACCCCAATAACTAACATGGTGGAAAGAAGATTTAGATCAGAAGGTTCTAAATTTAAGAACTCCAGATTCAACGCTAAAGTAATAAGCAGTCTATATAAAATGGCACCCAACATAACTGATATGACTAAAACACTAGTAGATTTGCTGGAAGTAAGTTTCTCTCCTATAATAACAGAGGCTAAACCAATAATAATGGTTCCCATACCCATTGAGATATCTGCAAATCCTTGAGCTATTACAAATAATGCTCCGCTTAGGGCAACTAAACCATTACTAACACTTAAAGCTAGAATAGTCATCCTACCTGTATTAACTCCACAGCTGGCTGCCAGTTGTGGGTTTTGTCCTATTGAACGCAAAGCCAACCCTATTTGGGTTTTTAATAACAGCGTGATCAAAATCGAAACAATCAGTATAGTGCTTATAATAATTGTGAATCTATGTTCGTCAGATAAGTCAAAATTCATTAGAGAAATATTAGGCGCTCCCATGATACGTAGATTAATTGAATAAAGAGCCGTCATGGTTAATATACCGGCTAGAATTTCCATAATCTTATATCGAATATTTAAATATCCAGTCACTGCACCAGCTGCCATCC encodes:
- a CDS encoding tryptophan-rich sensory protein, whose product is MRKYKLEVFFALICLSLGMISGFISTADSSQWYNSLNKPSITPPSYVFPIAWTFLYLLMGVTLARIYKIRQKTLLIIFSVQMILNLLWSPLFFYIHNIFFALVTLILLWICIVVFICCSWKKSFISLSFIPYFLWVSFALFLNYNIYILNIGQRL
- a CDS encoding TIGR01777 family oxidoreductase; this translates as MKILISGATGFIGYNIIQQLKNHHQIYALGRDKHKTNKIYPQKENKNIHTLTWSELNTLDPKNFDVIINLAGETINHVFWSERIKSLILDSRINATRELIKWCSSNKNIHFINASALSIYGLYEQKPKNDNNEGTKIINHNYFLYKVAHLWEEEVKKLEDLNIKYSLARFAVVLGNNGGALEKLLLPAKLCLGAKLGEGNQPFAWVSITDLVSAMKFIINEKVFGPVNIVSPDRKTQNEFTAELCKSINRPYLFKIPSLFIKLFLGQMGREIILKGQDAIPAALLKSGFKFKHEFLRNSLKDLIGGQ
- a CDS encoding ATP-binding cassette domain-containing protein, which produces MIYLNNASLTFSKNTPLEKQFFKDLSLKIYKGEFISIIGNNGAGKSTLLRVLAGSIKLDSGKILIDNNDITNKSVEQRSELIARVFQDPKIGTCANLTIAENMSLAYQRGKSRGLRLALNNDNSKMFKERLAELGMGLEDRLNDQVLSLSGGQRQALSLLMATLSSAKLLLLDEHTAALDPKIAEVIMNLTNKLYSQYNLTILMITHNIKHAFAYGNRTIMLQDGAIIKDLNGKERDKVDPASLLAAY
- a CDS encoding ABC transporter permease, encoding MNFLQVIGSLELGLIYSLVAIAVFLTFRIINFADLTVDGSFPLGAAVMAISLSSDLNIVCSMISSFFAGMAAGAVTGYLNIRYKIMEILAGILTMTALYSINLRIMGAPNISLMNFDLSDEHRFTIIISTILIVSILITLLLKTQIGLALRSIGQNPQLAASCGVNTGRMTILALSVSNGLVALSGALFVIAQGFADISMGMGTIIIGLASVIIGEKLTSSKSTSVLVISVMLGAILYRLLITLALNLEFLNLEPSDLNLLSTMLVIGVMVTPIYYKKWRDK